A region from the Streptomyces tsukubensis genome encodes:
- a CDS encoding family 2B encapsulin nanocompartment shell protein: MTVDTSPEPQQQDPRPQSSLGTAAARNLATTTKSAPQMQEITSRWLLRMLPWVEVSGGTYRVNRRLTYTVGDGRIEFVQDGAEVRVIPQELGELSLLRGFDDAEVLSAIAGRCVQRDFRAGEVIVERGTPAEQIHLIAHGRIEQISEGPYGDETVTGVLADGDRFGQSALLDADGVWEYTAVARTAGTLLTLARTDFAAVTAGSPALQTHLREFVSLPEQRQNRLGEAEIAMSAGHEGEAVLPGAFVDYELKPREYELSLAQTVLKVHTRVADLYSKPMNQTEQQLRLTIEALRERQEYELINNRDFGLLHNTAFNQRIQPHSGPPTPDDLDELISRRRGSRFIFAHPRAIAAMGREFNARGLYPDHVDVGGQSVPAWRGVPILPCNKIPITKENTSSILVMRTGEDNQGVIGLNQTGLPDEYEPGVSVRFMGIDEKAIISYLVTTYFSAAVLVPDALGVLENVQIARTGS; this comes from the coding sequence ATGACCGTGGACACCAGCCCGGAGCCGCAACAGCAGGACCCGCGCCCGCAGAGCAGCCTGGGCACTGCGGCTGCCCGCAACCTCGCCACCACGACCAAATCCGCCCCGCAGATGCAGGAGATCACCTCCCGCTGGCTGCTCAGGATGCTGCCGTGGGTCGAGGTCTCCGGCGGAACGTACCGGGTGAACCGCCGTCTCACCTACACCGTGGGCGACGGACGCATCGAGTTCGTCCAGGACGGTGCCGAGGTCCGGGTGATCCCCCAGGAACTCGGTGAACTCTCCCTGCTGCGCGGCTTCGACGACGCCGAGGTGCTGTCCGCGATCGCGGGCCGGTGCGTCCAGCGCGACTTCCGCGCCGGTGAGGTGATCGTGGAGCGCGGCACCCCCGCCGAGCAGATCCACCTGATCGCCCACGGCCGGATCGAGCAGATCTCGGAAGGCCCCTACGGCGACGAGACCGTGACCGGTGTCCTCGCCGACGGCGACCGCTTCGGCCAGAGCGCACTGCTCGACGCCGACGGGGTCTGGGAGTACACCGCCGTCGCCAGGACCGCCGGAACCCTGCTCACGCTCGCCCGGACCGACTTCGCCGCCGTGACCGCAGGTTCCCCCGCCCTCCAGACGCATCTGCGGGAGTTCGTCTCCCTGCCGGAACAGCGGCAGAACCGGCTCGGCGAGGCCGAGATCGCGATGTCCGCGGGCCATGAGGGCGAGGCCGTCCTCCCCGGCGCCTTCGTGGACTACGAACTGAAGCCCAGGGAGTACGAACTCTCCCTCGCCCAGACGGTTCTGAAGGTCCACACCCGCGTGGCCGACCTCTACAGCAAGCCGATGAACCAGACCGAGCAGCAGTTGCGGCTCACCATCGAGGCGCTGCGCGAGCGCCAGGAGTACGAGCTGATCAACAACCGCGACTTCGGGCTGCTGCACAACACGGCCTTCAACCAGCGGATCCAGCCCCACTCCGGCCCGCCCACCCCCGACGACCTCGACGAGCTGATCAGCCGCCGCCGCGGCTCCCGCTTCATCTTCGCCCACCCCAGGGCGATCGCCGCGATGGGCCGGGAGTTCAACGCCCGCGGTCTCTACCCGGACCACGTCGACGTCGGCGGACAGAGCGTGCCCGCCTGGCGCGGGGTGCCGATCCTGCCCTGCAACAAGATCCCCATCACCAAGGAGAACACCAGCTCCATCCTGGTGATGCGGACCGGCGAGGACAACCAGGGCGTCATCGGCCTCAACCAGACCGGACTGCCGGACGAGTACGAACCCGGGGTCTCGGTGCGCTTCATGGGCATCGACGAGAAGGCGATCATCTCCTATCTGGTGACCACCTACTTCTCCGCCGCCGTCCTGGTCCCCGACGCGCTCGGGGTGCTGGAGAACGTGCAGATCGCCCGTACCGGAAGCTGA
- a CDS encoding geranyl diphosphate 2-C-methyltransferase yields the protein MSLSDVTTRDTVTIPGPATPYQGDIARYWDHEARPVNLRLGDVDGLYHHHYGIGDVDHAALGEPGAPDREERLIAELHRLESAQTQVLLDHLGPVQRDDTLVDAGCGRGGSMVMAHQRFGCSVEGVTLSVKQADFANRRAKELGMEDSVRARVCNMLGMPFATGEAAASWNNESSMYVDLQDLFAEHSRILSVGGRYVTITGCWNPIYGQPSKWVSQINAHFECNIHSRREYLRAMADNRLVPQAVVDLTAETLPYWELRATSSLTTGIEEAFINSYKDGSFQYLLIAADRV from the coding sequence TTGTCTCTGTCCGACGTGACCACCCGTGACACCGTCACCATCCCCGGCCCGGCGACGCCCTACCAGGGCGACATCGCCCGCTACTGGGACCACGAGGCCAGACCCGTCAACCTCCGCCTCGGCGATGTCGACGGTCTCTACCACCACCACTACGGCATCGGCGACGTCGACCACGCCGCCCTCGGGGAGCCCGGCGCCCCGGACCGGGAGGAGCGGCTGATCGCCGAACTCCACCGGCTGGAATCCGCCCAGACCCAGGTCCTCCTCGACCACCTCGGGCCCGTCCAGCGGGACGACACCCTGGTCGACGCGGGCTGCGGACGCGGCGGCTCCATGGTCATGGCCCACCAGCGCTTCGGCTGCTCCGTCGAGGGCGTCACCCTCTCGGTCAAGCAGGCCGACTTCGCCAACCGGCGCGCCAAGGAACTGGGCATGGAGGACTCCGTCCGGGCCCGGGTCTGCAATATGCTCGGCATGCCGTTCGCCACCGGCGAGGCCGCGGCCTCCTGGAACAACGAGTCCAGCATGTACGTCGACCTGCAGGACCTGTTCGCCGAACACTCCCGGATCCTCTCCGTGGGCGGACGCTACGTCACGATCACCGGCTGCTGGAACCCGATCTACGGCCAGCCCTCGAAATGGGTCTCCCAGATCAACGCCCACTTCGAGTGCAATATCCACTCCCGCCGCGAATACCTGCGGGCCATGGCGGACAACCGGCTCGTCCCGCAGGCGGTCGTCGACCTGACCGCCGAAACGTTGCCCTACTGGGAGCTGCGCGCCACCTCGTCCCTGACCACGGGCATCGAGGAGGCGTTCATCAACTCCTACAAGGACGGTTCGTTCCAGTATCTGCTGATCGCGGCCGACCGGGTCTGA
- a CDS encoding GNAT family N-acetyltransferase, with protein MADRVHDDSFLRAAAEAYFDAVPRSSARAEDFGALTLFVPGGPGGGWPRFARPAPGSRITSADVTRVRARQRELGAPERFEWVAETAPALRAAAEGAGLAVQEYPLMVLAPGEASSAVPELADGARIRVLRAGDAELPGALAVAGLVFGSRPAADGTAPEERTLLVAEAERVKADGTLSRTEDRIRAGLLGVAAAVTGDGEILCSGQHLPSAGATEIVGVATLPSARRRGLGFAVTAALISDARSAGASLVVLSAADESVARLYARLGFRRIGMMLVAEPPAADPHAGPDGSGV; from the coding sequence ATGGCTGACAGGGTTCACGACGACTCGTTCCTGCGCGCCGCGGCGGAAGCGTATTTCGACGCGGTGCCCCGCTCCTCCGCCCGGGCCGAGGACTTCGGCGCGCTGACCCTCTTCGTGCCCGGGGGCCCGGGAGGGGGCTGGCCCCGGTTCGCGCGCCCCGCCCCCGGGAGCCGTATCACGTCCGCCGATGTGACCCGGGTGCGCGCCCGGCAGCGGGAGCTGGGGGCGCCTGAGCGGTTCGAATGGGTCGCGGAAACGGCACCGGCGCTGCGCGCCGCGGCGGAGGGCGCCGGGCTCGCGGTCCAGGAGTATCCCCTGATGGTGCTGGCACCGGGCGAGGCGTCGTCCGCCGTGCCGGAGCTCGCGGACGGGGCGCGGATACGGGTGCTCCGGGCCGGTGACGCGGAGCTGCCGGGCGCCCTCGCCGTGGCGGGGCTCGTCTTCGGCTCCCGGCCCGCCGCGGACGGTACGGCACCGGAGGAGCGGACCCTGCTGGTGGCGGAGGCGGAGCGGGTGAAGGCCGACGGCACCCTCTCCCGTACGGAGGACCGGATCCGGGCCGGGCTGCTCGGGGTCGCGGCAGCCGTCACGGGGGACGGGGAGATCCTCTGCTCGGGGCAGCATCTGCCGTCGGCCGGGGCGACCGAGATCGTCGGGGTGGCGACCCTGCCGTCGGCGCGCCGGCGCGGTCTGGGCTTCGCCGTCACGGCGGCGCTGATCTCCGACGCCCGGTCGGCGGGAGCCTCGCTGGTGGTGCTCTCGGCGGCGGACGAATCGGTCGCCCGGCTCTATGCCCGCCTCGGTTTCCGCCGGATCGGCATGATGCTCGTCGCGGAACCGCCTGCGGCCGACCCGCACGCCGGACCGGACGGCTCCGGCGTGTGA
- a CDS encoding cytochrome P450 encodes MVTSVRPGPPPPAGRPVPALDPAVVGRWRAAGGELVELFAEAQQRLGGLAALPLGPRPTVLVTSPEAVQQVLALRPERYVKRSHRARLLIGDGVLAATGEAWKRQRKLLQSQFTGRGMRRYEERIAVAAGVAAARWDGYAATGEVFDVGEEMRRFALDTIWRALTGHPLDPAVEHDLASVPAVVAALPSLPADATAAEAAVAAELARIDALASRAVAAARAGAGPDGPGLLNVLLEAADTRPEYTDRLIRDELVTLLLAGHETTATTLTWLYLLLDRHPEARQWALAAGAEGSPERSRAVQALVHETLRFYPSAWMLPRCAAEDDVLAGHRVEAGTDVLVCPYLTHRDPAVWEDPERFDPERFTTPGRRPAHPGSYLPFGLGPRACLGLQFALRESTALLERLLPAHTPRFRSVPAGTVYGITVRPDGPAPATLLPPAQ; translated from the coding sequence GTGGTCACCTCCGTCCGCCCCGGCCCGCCCCCTCCGGCCGGGCGCCCGGTGCCCGCGCTGGACCCCGCCGTCGTCGGACGCTGGCGGGCCGCCGGTGGAGAGCTCGTCGAGCTGTTCGCCGAGGCGCAGCAGCGGCTCGGCGGACTCGCCGCGCTTCCCCTCGGGCCGCGCCCGACCGTGCTGGTCACCTCCCCCGAGGCGGTGCAGCAGGTCCTCGCGCTCCGCCCCGAACGCTATGTGAAGCGCTCGCACCGGGCCCGGCTCCTCATCGGCGACGGCGTGCTGGCCGCGACGGGCGAGGCGTGGAAGAGGCAGCGGAAGCTGCTCCAGTCCCAGTTCACCGGCCGGGGCATGCGCCGGTACGAGGAACGGATCGCGGTCGCGGCCGGGGTCGCCGCTGCCCGCTGGGACGGGTACGCGGCGACCGGCGAGGTCTTCGACGTCGGCGAGGAGATGCGCCGCTTCGCCCTGGACACCATCTGGCGGGCCCTGACCGGACACCCCCTCGACCCCGCTGTGGAACACGATCTGGCCTCCGTGCCCGCGGTGGTGGCCGCCCTGCCCAGCCTGCCCGCGGACGCGACGGCCGCCGAGGCGGCCGTCGCCGCCGAACTGGCCCGGATCGACGCCCTGGCGAGCCGGGCCGTCGCGGCGGCCCGAGCCGGGGCCGGACCCGACGGGCCGGGCCTGCTGAACGTACTGCTGGAGGCGGCCGACACCCGCCCCGAATACACCGACCGGTTGATCCGGGACGAGCTGGTCACCCTGCTGCTCGCCGGTCACGAGACCACGGCCACCACCCTGACCTGGCTGTATCTGCTGCTCGACCGGCACCCCGAGGCACGGCAGTGGGCCTTGGCCGCAGGTGCCGAAGGCTCGCCCGAGCGCAGCCGGGCCGTCCAGGCCCTGGTCCACGAGACGCTGCGCTTCTATCCGTCGGCCTGGATGCTGCCGCGCTGCGCCGCGGAGGACGATGTGCTGGCCGGTCACCGGGTCGAGGCGGGCACCGACGTGCTCGTCTGCCCGTATCTGACACACCGTGATCCGGCCGTCTGGGAGGACCCGGAACGGTTCGACCCGGAGCGCTTCACCACGCCCGGCCGCCGCCCGGCGCACCCGGGCAGCTATCTCCCGTTCGGCCTCGGCCCCCGGGCCTGCCTGGGCCTGCAGTTCGCCCTCCGGGAGTCGACCGCCCTGCTGGAACGGCTGCTGCCCGCCCACACTCCCCGCTTCCGCTCGGTCCCGGCCGGCACGGTGTACGGGATCACCGTCCGCCCCGACGGACCGGCCCCCGCCACGCTCCTGCCGCCCGCGCAGTAG
- a CDS encoding DUF4097 family beta strand repeat-containing protein yields MPAFETPEPISVTIDMGAGDVEIIADDRTDTVVEVQPSDDTDESDVKAAEQVSVEYADGVLTIRTPKSRKLDLSRKTRSVDVSIVVPSGSALRGEAEAADLRCSGRLGECTYKTSVGHIQVDRTGPLRLKTGGGRITVAGVDGDAELATGTGRIRVGEVDGSVVARNSNGHTEIREVTGDVRIRCANGDISVERVRGASTEAETANGSIRIGEVTRGTVELKTATGDLEIGLGAGLPAKLDLSTGFGRVFNTLESVAESSEQSIAVRGKTSYGDITVHRA; encoded by the coding sequence ATGCCTGCTTTTGAGACTCCCGAACCGATCTCCGTCACGATCGACATGGGGGCGGGCGATGTGGAGATCATCGCCGATGACCGGACCGACACGGTCGTCGAGGTGCAGCCGAGCGACGACACCGACGAGTCGGATGTGAAGGCCGCCGAGCAGGTCAGCGTCGAGTACGCCGACGGAGTGCTGACGATCAGGACCCCCAAGTCCAGGAAGCTGGACCTCTCCCGGAAGACCCGCTCGGTCGATGTGTCGATCGTGGTGCCCAGCGGCTCGGCCCTGCGCGGCGAAGCGGAGGCGGCGGACCTCCGCTGCTCCGGCCGCCTCGGGGAGTGCACGTACAAGACCTCCGTCGGGCACATCCAGGTGGACCGCACCGGACCGTTGCGCCTGAAGACCGGAGGCGGCCGGATCACCGTGGCCGGGGTCGACGGCGATGCCGAGCTCGCCACGGGCACCGGGCGGATCCGGGTGGGAGAGGTCGACGGCTCCGTCGTGGCCAGGAACTCCAACGGTCATACGGAGATCCGCGAGGTCACCGGCGACGTCCGGATCCGCTGCGCGAACGGCGACATCTCCGTCGAGCGCGTTCGGGGGGCGAGCACCGAGGCCGAAACCGCGAACGGCAGCATCCGGATCGGGGAGGTGACCCGCGGTACGGTCGAGCTCAAGACCGCCACCGGGGATCTGGAGATCGGGCTCGGCGCGGGCCTCCCGGCGAAACTGGACCTGTCCACCGGGTTCGGGCGGGTGTTCAACACCCTGGAGAGCGTCGCCGAATCGTCCGAGCAGTCGATCGCGGTCCGGGGGAAGACCTCGTACGGGGACATCACGGTCCACCGGGCCTGA
- a CDS encoding RidA family protein, with the protein MKIDHLTHIPDPEGVHPAVPYTHVVTGAGRWVAVSGQIALDEKGQLVGPGDPLAQARRVFTNLGRCLAAAGAGFDDVVRLTYYMADIAHLKEVAVARNEVMDPARLPASSAFQVVSLVSPEFLMEIEADAIVPADRELPGRG; encoded by the coding sequence ATGAAGATCGACCACTTGACGCATATCCCGGACCCGGAGGGCGTGCACCCCGCGGTCCCCTACACCCATGTCGTGACCGGCGCCGGACGGTGGGTCGCCGTCTCCGGACAGATCGCCCTCGACGAAAAGGGGCAGCTCGTCGGCCCCGGGGACCCGCTGGCCCAGGCCCGTCGGGTCTTCACCAACCTCGGCCGCTGTCTGGCGGCCGCCGGCGCGGGCTTCGACGATGTGGTGCGGCTGACCTACTACATGGCGGACATCGCCCATCTGAAGGAGGTCGCCGTCGCGCGGAACGAGGTGATGGACCCGGCACGGCTCCCGGCGTCGTCGGCGTTCCAGGTCGTGTCGCTGGTGTCGCCGGAGTTCCTGATGGAGATCGAAGCCGACGCGATCGTCCCCGCCGACCGGGAGCTGCCCGGACGAGGGTGA
- a CDS encoding EF-hand domain-containing protein yields the protein MPEISGFLERKLARRFLTYDTDRDGFIEREDFETAVRRLGAAFGREEGAADLERLRGLAVGLWEHLVRVADTDGDGRIDEGEYRAAFAAGLLVTPQSFDAGYIPFLDALMDVVDGDGDGRLTRGEQVRWTGALMGMPEADAREVFGRLDGDGDGLIHRDDLLEAIRGYYFDEDPHGPGAWLLGPLDVG from the coding sequence ATGCCGGAGATCAGCGGGTTCCTGGAGCGGAAGCTCGCACGCAGGTTCCTGACGTACGACACCGACCGTGACGGTTTCATCGAGCGCGAGGACTTCGAGACCGCGGTGCGCAGGCTCGGTGCCGCGTTCGGCCGGGAAGAGGGGGCAGCGGACCTGGAGCGGCTGCGGGGCCTGGCCGTGGGGCTGTGGGAGCACCTGGTGCGGGTGGCCGATACCGACGGGGACGGAAGGATCGACGAAGGCGAGTACCGGGCGGCGTTCGCCGCCGGGCTGCTGGTGACGCCCCAGTCGTTCGACGCCGGATACATACCGTTCCTCGACGCCCTGATGGATGTGGTGGACGGGGACGGCGACGGACGGCTGACCCGTGGTGAGCAGGTCCGCTGGACGGGCGCGCTGATGGGCATGCCGGAGGCCGACGCCCGGGAGGTCTTCGGGCGGCTCGACGGCGACGGGGACGGGCTGATCCACCGGGACGATCTGCTGGAGGCGATCCGCGGGTACTACTTCGACGAGGACCCCCACGGCCCGGGCGCCTGGCTGCTGGGCCCGCTCGACGTCGGCTGA
- a CDS encoding LysR family transcriptional regulator: MIDVQRLRVLRQVAECGSFNRAAAALGLTPSAVSQHIAALERTVGTPVVTRSTRGAALTEAGRIMVAAAESVAAELAHARRQVDLLGSGRPRLTVATFTSGGRFLLPGALAALTAACPDAMLHVREAEPEDALRQVRQGAVQLALAYCFDGPLPGGRAGVEWIPLLDDPLRIVLPAGHRLADRTALDLGELASEPWVLGCLRTEEYLRRYAARAGFAPQVRGTTTDYFFACSLVAAGLGVGLVPSIALAQEMPPGVCAVPVAEPEPVRRIGIAVIGRRRDDPLLAALTGALRDRAAAVGR, encoded by the coding sequence TTGATTGATGTGCAGCGGCTCCGAGTGCTGCGGCAGGTGGCGGAGTGCGGGAGCTTCAATCGCGCGGCGGCGGCGCTGGGGCTCACACCGTCCGCGGTCTCCCAGCACATCGCCGCGCTGGAACGGACCGTCGGTACCCCCGTGGTGACCCGCAGCACCCGGGGGGCCGCTCTCACCGAGGCGGGCCGGATCATGGTGGCCGCGGCGGAGTCGGTCGCCGCCGAACTCGCCCACGCCCGCCGGCAGGTGGATCTGCTGGGCTCGGGCCGCCCCCGGCTCACCGTCGCGACCTTCACCAGCGGCGGCAGGTTTCTGCTGCCCGGCGCCCTCGCCGCGCTGACGGCGGCCTGCCCCGACGCCATGCTCCATGTGCGGGAGGCCGAACCCGAGGACGCCCTGCGACAGGTCCGCCAGGGGGCCGTACAGCTCGCGCTGGCCTACTGCTTCGACGGCCCCCTGCCGGGCGGGCGCGCCGGAGTGGAATGGATCCCGCTGCTCGACGATCCGCTGCGCATCGTCCTGCCCGCCGGTCACCGGCTCGCGGACCGTACCGCACTCGACCTCGGTGAACTGGCGTCCGAGCCCTGGGTACTGGGCTGTCTGAGGACCGAGGAGTATCTGCGGCGCTACGCCGCACGGGCGGGTTTCGCCCCGCAGGTGCGTGGTACGACGACCGACTACTTCTTCGCCTGCTCCCTCGTCGCCGCGGGGCTGGGAGTGGGGCTCGTCCCGTCCATCGCGCTGGCGCAGGAGATGCCCCCGGGAGTGTGTGCCGTTCCGGTCGCGGAGCCGGAGCCGGTCCGGCGCATCGGGATCGCCGTGATCGGCCGCCGCCGGGACGATCCCCTGCTCGCCGCGTTGACCGGGGCGCTGCGGGACCGGGCGGCGGCCGTCGGCCGGTGA
- a CDS encoding NAD-dependent epimerase/dehydratase family protein, producing MQRICVIGGSRYFGILLVRRLQAAGHRVTLVNRGSTPPPPGVDHVVADRNDPAALEAALGSRTFDAVSDQFCYSPLQAAEAVRVFGGRTRRYVMTSTIEVYNPATTALPPVPEDTLLSEGTVNPVGRPVDPGLPWRDQEFLDAHYSEGKRQAEAVFTREAPFEFATVRVAHVLGGGAQDFTGRLAHYTDRIVRGEEIAVHARALPSSFVHHEEMADCLLWAATETDFTGPLNACSDGTLDVHGLTAAVTARTGRAPRFRTVAEGEEASPYSFDRHYAMSNARAADLGFRFSPVGDWLPSAVDEALAAATLPAG from the coding sequence ATGCAAAGAATCTGTGTGATCGGCGGCAGCCGATACTTCGGCATACTCCTGGTCCGGCGCCTCCAGGCCGCCGGGCACCGGGTCACCCTCGTCAACCGGGGTTCGACCCCGCCGCCTCCGGGCGTCGACCACGTCGTCGCCGACCGCAACGACCCTGCGGCGCTCGAAGCGGCCCTGGGGTCCCGTACCTTCGACGCGGTCTCCGACCAGTTCTGCTACAGCCCCCTCCAGGCGGCCGAGGCCGTCCGTGTCTTCGGCGGGCGGACCCGGCGGTACGTCATGACCTCGACCATCGAGGTCTACAACCCGGCGACGACGGCGCTTCCGCCCGTACCGGAGGACACTCTTCTGTCGGAGGGGACCGTGAACCCGGTGGGCCGGCCGGTGGACCCGGGGCTGCCCTGGCGCGACCAGGAGTTCCTGGACGCGCACTACTCGGAGGGCAAGCGCCAGGCCGAGGCCGTGTTCACCCGTGAGGCGCCCTTCGAGTTCGCCACGGTACGGGTCGCCCATGTACTCGGCGGGGGCGCACAGGACTTCACGGGCCGGCTGGCCCACTACACCGACCGCATCGTGCGGGGCGAGGAGATCGCGGTCCACGCACGGGCGCTCCCCTCGTCGTTCGTCCACCACGAGGAGATGGCGGACTGCCTGCTGTGGGCGGCCACGGAGACCGATTTCACGGGCCCGCTCAACGCCTGCTCCGACGGGACCCTCGACGTCCACGGCCTGACCGCCGCCGTCACCGCCAGGACCGGCCGCGCCCCCCGATTCCGGACGGTGGCCGAGGGCGAGGAGGCCTCGCCGTACTCCTTCGACCGCCACTACGCCATGAGCAACGCCCGCGCCGCGGATCTGGGATTCCGCTTCTCCCCGGTCGGGGACTGGCTGCCGTCGGCCGTCGACGAGGCCCTCGCCGCCGCCACCCTGCCGGCCGGCTGA
- a CDS encoding class I SAM-dependent methyltransferase, protein MTERLLSLRAQTPNSAGEPSPTVFERFPLIQRGLDRLERRPTAFGLTMWAAGLVKPVFLDHMVVPEPRAELTPVRELLEKHRDTYAERLTGFLSLADLLAGISVEGRELGTVPYWGNTWLPPLDALSLYGLLAETKPARYLEIGSGNSTKFARRAVDDLGLTTRIVSVDPRPRAPIDALCDEVVRVPLQRADPAVFEQLEPGDIVFLDGSHRLHMGSDVMVFFFELLPRLKPGVLIQVHDIMLPSDYPESWRWRLYSEQYLLAAMLTSAPERFDVQLPNAFVHGDPELRALLRPLWHRLGVTRHFRPASFWWRHRG, encoded by the coding sequence ATGACCGAAAGGCTTCTCTCCTTGCGTGCCCAGACCCCCAACTCCGCCGGCGAACCCTCCCCCACGGTGTTCGAACGGTTTCCCCTCATCCAGCGCGGTCTCGACCGGCTGGAGCGCAGGCCCACCGCCTTCGGGCTGACCATGTGGGCCGCCGGACTGGTCAAGCCGGTCTTTCTCGACCATATGGTGGTGCCGGAGCCCCGCGCCGAACTCACCCCGGTACGAGAGTTACTGGAAAAGCACCGCGATACCTATGCCGAGCGACTGACGGGCTTTCTGAGCCTTGCCGATCTGCTCGCCGGGATCTCCGTCGAGGGGAGGGAGCTGGGCACCGTCCCCTACTGGGGCAACACCTGGCTGCCGCCCCTGGACGCCCTGTCCCTGTACGGTCTGCTCGCCGAGACCAAACCCGCCAGGTATCTGGAGATCGGCTCCGGCAACTCCACCAAGTTCGCCCGCCGCGCCGTCGACGACCTCGGGCTCACGACCCGGATCGTCTCGGTCGACCCCCGCCCCCGGGCCCCGATCGACGCCCTGTGCGACGAGGTCGTCCGGGTGCCGCTCCAGCGGGCGGACCCCGCGGTCTTCGAGCAACTGGAACCGGGGGACATCGTCTTCCTCGACGGGTCGCACCGTCTGCACATGGGCTCGGACGTCATGGTGTTCTTCTTCGAGCTGCTGCCCAGGCTGAAGCCCGGAGTGCTGATCCAGGTCCACGACATCATGCTGCCGTCGGACTATCCGGAGTCCTGGCGCTGGCGGCTCTACTCCGAGCAGTATCTGCTGGCGGCGATGCTCACATCGGCTCCCGAGCGCTTCGACGTCCAGCTGCCCAATGCCTTCGTCCACGGCGACCCGGAGCTCCGGGCCCTGCTCCGTCCGCTCTGGCACCGGCTCGGGGTCACCCGGCACTTCCGCCCCGCCTCGTTCTGGTGGCGTCACCGGGGCTGA
- a CDS encoding cellulose binding domain-containing protein, with protein MRRTPHSRLRTTAAGALAMILGTAGLAAIPGTANASGTTGAPRTASTVPTTVASTSGSTLAVQYRTGVSGATASQSAPWFKIRNTGTAAVPLSSVKLRYYLKADAATTNYRFACDWAVRGCSNVTGSFGTLARPTATADRYLEIGFSAAAGTLAPGADSGDIQVRFHRTDWQQLVQSDDHSFGAAQSAYADWPKVTAQLSGTTVWGTEPGGPVDPPPAQTLFDDFAYTAANDPRLTANGWMIRSWGGGPGVPGATWSPQNIGFGTEGGSTLLKLSTSTEGTAASTRQAEISTNTMKFRNGTYAARVKFSDAPVSGPDGDHVIQTFFAINDLKSPMADDYAEYDFEYLPNGGWGETSNAFFTTSWETYHPTTGQVLNTHTVERQSFDGWRDLVFTIDDQDIRYYVDGRLFGTHSSAYLPERGMLIAFNQWLTSLAGQTSTAPRTYEQQVDYVLHVKDRVLTPAEVASRVAAYRTAGTSFEDTVTAN; from the coding sequence ATGCGAAGAACCCCCCACAGCCGGCTGCGTACCACCGCGGCCGGTGCGCTTGCGATGATCCTCGGCACCGCCGGGCTCGCGGCGATCCCCGGCACCGCGAACGCGTCCGGCACCACGGGTGCGCCCCGCACCGCGAGCACGGTCCCCACCACCGTGGCGTCCACCTCGGGCAGCACCCTCGCCGTGCAGTACCGCACCGGCGTGAGCGGTGCCACCGCAAGCCAGTCCGCACCCTGGTTCAAGATCCGTAACACGGGTACGGCCGCCGTACCGCTCAGCAGTGTCAAGCTCCGCTACTACCTCAAGGCCGATGCGGCCACCACCAACTACCGGTTCGCCTGCGACTGGGCGGTCCGGGGCTGCTCCAACGTCACCGGCTCCTTCGGTACCCTCGCCCGGCCCACGGCGACGGCCGACCGCTATCTGGAGATAGGTTTCTCGGCCGCCGCGGGCACCCTCGCCCCGGGCGCCGACTCCGGTGATATCCAGGTGCGTTTCCACCGCACCGACTGGCAGCAGCTGGTCCAGAGCGACGACCACTCCTTCGGGGCCGCGCAGTCGGCCTACGCGGACTGGCCGAAGGTCACCGCGCAGCTGTCCGGCACCACCGTCTGGGGCACGGAGCCCGGCGGTCCGGTCGATCCGCCGCCCGCCCAGACCCTCTTCGACGACTTCGCCTACACCGCGGCGAACGATCCCCGGCTCACGGCGAACGGCTGGATGATCCGCAGCTGGGGCGGCGGCCCGGGGGTCCCCGGGGCCACCTGGTCCCCGCAGAACATCGGCTTCGGCACCGAGGGCGGCAGCACCCTGCTCAAGCTGAGCACCTCCACCGAGGGCACCGCGGCCAGTACCCGGCAGGCCGAGATCTCCACCAACACCATGAAGTTCCGCAACGGGACCTACGCGGCCCGGGTGAAGTTCAGCGACGCCCCGGTCAGTGGTCCCGACGGCGACCATGTGATCCAGACGTTCTTCGCCATCAACGACCTCAAGTCCCCGATGGCCGACGACTACGCGGAGTACGACTTCGAGTATCTGCCCAACGGCGGCTGGGGCGAGACCTCGAACGCCTTCTTCACCACGTCCTGGGAGACGTACCACCCCACGACCGGGCAGGTCCTGAACACGCACACCGTGGAGCGGCAGAGCTTCGACGGCTGGCGCGATCTGGTGTTCACCATCGACGACCAGGACATCCGCTACTACGTCGACGGCAGGCTCTTCGGCACGCACAGCTCCGCCTATCTCCCGGAGCGCGGGATGCTGATCGCGTTCAACCAGTGGCTGACGAGCCTCGCGGGCCAGACGTCCACCGCGCCCAGGACCTACGAGCAGCAGGTCGACTATGTGCTCCATGTCAAGGACCGGGTCCTGACCCCGGCCGAGGTCGCGTCCCGGGTGGCGGCCTACCGCACCGCGGGCACCTCGTTCGAGGACACCGTGACCGCGAACTGA